From a region of the Neobacillus niacini genome:
- the cymR gene encoding cysteine metabolism transcriptional regulator CymR — protein MRISTKGRYGLTIMIELAKNQGEGPTSLKTIAQANNLSEHYLEQLIAPLRNAGLVKSIRGAYGGYILADAPTKITAGDVIRVLEGPITLVEGIEEEEPAQRELWIRIRDAIKSVLDHTTLEDLASHSNDTETDGYMFYI, from the coding sequence ATGAGGATTTCAACAAAAGGCCGTTACGGATTAACAATCATGATTGAACTTGCTAAAAACCAAGGCGAAGGGCCAACATCACTAAAAACAATTGCCCAAGCCAATAACTTATCTGAACATTATCTAGAACAGCTTATCGCTCCTTTAAGAAATGCTGGCTTAGTTAAAAGTATTCGTGGTGCATACGGTGGTTATATCTTAGCTGATGCTCCAACGAAAATTACTGCTGGTGACGTCATCCGCGTACTCGAAGGACCGATTACACTTGTGGAAGGAATCGAAGAAGAAGAGCCTGCACAGCGCGAGCTTTGGATTCGGATTCGTGACGCAATTAAAAGTGTTCTCGACCATACTACTCTCGAAGATCTAGCAAGTCATAGCAACGATACAGAAACAGACGGTTATATGTTTTATATTTAA